The genomic segment GACGAACGTTTGGTAACAGTAGCGCGATTAGAACGACAATGATGCCAATGATGACGAGAAGTTCGGTGAGCGTGAAACCCCGCCGGCGAAAATGTTCGATTTGCGCGCATTCACAACCACCACAGGCTGAGGAACGTCTGCTCATCAATGCGCCTCCGAATTTGGGTATAAGACATCCGCCACATGCATCATGCCTATTCGGCAGCTAGCGGACAAGCCGAATTTATGGAACCGCAACGGTTATGGCGCAAACCTGCACGTCATTGGCGAACGCGGCCCGCTGTATTCTGCACCTCATCTCCAGCAATCGAAATCAGGCGGCGCAGTTCCGCTTCCGGCATGTTAGGAGAGATTGCTCGAACCGTGCCATCGGCGAACACTGCTATGATCTCACCGGAATGCTGCAAGTCAGATTTATCCGTCAGCTCGAACACGACCTGTTCGCCAGCGTCATACGGGGCCATCCAATGCACGGCATTCTTGGCCGGCGCATCAATGACCAACAGTGTTTCGTGCGGATCGTCTTTGATGTCCCCAAATCCCCTGGTTTGCGTCAACCGCAAAAAACTGGTCGGCGTCGTCACGGCCAGATACGTTGTCTGGTGCGGGTCTAATTCGGCTAAGGGGCATTGAAAGATGGCCAAATTGGCCGAAGCAGCCTGGGCATTCGCGGGATCGTTCCAGGGCTTGGTGAGGTCGATCGTTTCGTAAAGTTCACGATAATCCAAATAGGGCAACATCAACGTCCGCCAACTGTGTAGCGGTTTACCATCCGCATCGACCGTATAGGCAGGTGGGAACGCGCCATATTCGTTTGCATAGTTGTGCAGTGCCAACCCGATATTCTTGATGCGATTGATGCATTGCACAGAACGACCGTCACCACAGTTCAATACAGGCAAGATCAGCGCGAGCAATATCGCAATGATGCCAAGAACCACAAGAATTTCGACAAGCGTGAAGCCCCGGCGGGTAAAATGCAACCTTGTGCTGCACAGCCCACGACAAGGAAAAGAGGACTGTCGGCTCATCGCTGCGTCTCCAAGTCTTGGATTCAAGACATCCACCACAAACTTCACCTTGGTTTGGTCGCTGTATCGCAGCAATCATCCGAGACGGTCGCTCATCGTTTCTCACCGCGCGTCACTGGCGACTGACTCAGCAAGCATTGTATTCAAAATTCCCCCACGACGTCTCCCTGCGCGGCCGTCGTCAGACTTCGTAGCGTCGCTGCTGATATTTCGGATGAGAGGAATTTCACACGCCCATCAGCCAACCCCGCTGTAAACCCACTGGAGTGTTGTAAATCTTCGCCGGAAATGGAGCTTGACACCAACTGCAAATCGGCGTCTTGCGGGGACATCCACGGTACGGCATATTTGACCGGGACTTCGATGACCATCAGCGTATTCGGCAGCCCGTCGGTGACTTCTGAAATCGGCCGCATCTTGGTTGGGCGAATGCAACTGTCGGGCGTGACGACGGCCAGATACACCGTCCGGTTCGGCTCCAACTCGGAATAAGTAGACGGGCAATCATACTCGCTGACATAAGTCGCAGCCGCCTCCGCATTCACCGGATCGTCCCACGGCTTTGAAAGATCAATTTTCTCGTAAAGTGACCGTTGATCCAGATACGGCAGAATCAACGTCCGCCAACTGTGCAGCGGCTTACCATCAGCATCGACCGTGTACGCCGGTGGCAAGCCGCCGTAGGTGTTATTGTAATTGTGCAGCGCCAGCGAAATATTCTTGAGCTTGTTAATGCAATGCGTACGGGAATGGTCACCGCGATCGCCGGAATGATCGGCAAATTGCAGGAGTGGCGGAAGGAGTGCGAGGACCAACGTTATGA from the Symmachiella macrocystis genome contains:
- a CDS encoding DUF1559 family PulG-like putative transporter, producing MSRRSSFPIHFGAYTGVTRNRRCGGAELELLFELCIITLVLALLPPLLQFADHSGDRGDHSRTHCINKLKNISLALHNYNNTYGGLPPAYTVDADGKPLHSWRTLILPYLDQRSLYEKIDLSKPWDDPVNAEAAATYVSEYDCPSTYSELEPNRTVYLAVVTPDSCIRPTKMRPISEVTDGLPNTLMVIEVPVKYAVPWMSPQDADLQLVSSSISGEDLQHSSGFTAGLADGRVKFLSSEISAATLRSLTTAAQGDVVGEF
- a CDS encoding DUF1559 family PulG-like putative transporter, with the translated sequence MSRQSSFPCRGLCSTRLHFTRRGFTLVEILVVLGIIAILLALILPVLNCGDGRSVQCINRIKNIGLALHNYANEYGAFPPAYTVDADGKPLHSWRTLMLPYLDYRELYETIDLTKPWNDPANAQAASANLAIFQCPLAELDPHQTTYLAVTTPTSFLRLTQTRGFGDIKDDPHETLLVIDAPAKNAVHWMAPYDAGEQVVFELTDKSDLQHSGEIIAVFADGTVRAISPNMPEAELRRLISIAGDEVQNTAGRVRQ